In Deltaproteobacteria bacterium GWC2_65_14, the following proteins share a genomic window:
- a CDS encoding restriction endonuclease translates to MNAFVGITDWDWFDLLRTRPELEEVNFWQPSGSRQFRALNPGELFLFKLHSPRNYIVGGGLFAHSSLLPISLAWEAFGMANGAADLVQMRSRVERYRRQGQDHSTDYIIGCILLEQPFFLREDQWVGVPHDWSPNIVQGRGYDLTVEPGLTLWARLQTARGAALEVREEEARYGRPILSLPRLGQGSFRVIVTDAYERRCALTNERTLPALDAAHIKPYSDSGGHRVENGLLLRRDLHALFDRGYVTVTPDLVVEVSRRIREEFENGRDYYRLHGEPVRPPGNPVHRPSAEYLRWHNECVFRG, encoded by the coding sequence ATGAATGCATTCGTAGGGATCACCGACTGGGACTGGTTCGATCTGCTGCGCACCCGCCCGGAGCTCGAGGAGGTGAACTTCTGGCAACCTTCCGGCTCCCGCCAGTTCCGTGCCCTGAACCCCGGCGAGCTGTTCCTCTTCAAGCTGCACAGTCCGCGGAATTACATCGTCGGTGGAGGTCTCTTCGCGCATTCCAGTCTGTTGCCGATCAGCCTTGCGTGGGAGGCCTTCGGGATGGCAAACGGCGCCGCTGATCTCGTGCAGATGCGGTCCCGCGTCGAACGATATCGCCGTCAAGGGCAGGATCATTCCACTGATTACATCATCGGATGCATTCTCCTCGAGCAGCCGTTCTTCCTCCGTGAAGACCAGTGGGTTGGGGTGCCGCACGATTGGAGCCCGAACATCGTCCAGGGGCGCGGCTACGACCTGACGGTTGAACCCGGCCTGACGCTTTGGGCCCGGTTGCAGACTGCAAGAGGAGCCGCCTTGGAGGTGCGGGAAGAAGAAGCGAGGTACGGCAGGCCGATCTTGTCACTACCCCGTCTTGGCCAGGGATCCTTTCGCGTGATAGTGACGGATGCGTATGAGCGGCGTTGCGCGCTGACCAATGAGCGTACTCTTCCTGCTCTGGATGCCGCCCATATCAAGCCGTATTCGGACAGCGGCGGGCACCGGGTCGAAAACGGCCTGCTTCTGCGCAGAGACCTTCACGCCCTGTTCGACCGGGGCTACGTGACCGTGACGCCGGACCTTGTCGTCGAGGTCAGCCGCCGCATTCGGGAGGAGTTCGAGAACGGTCGTGACTATTACAGGCTGCACGGCGAACCAGTCCGTCCGCCCGGAAACCCGGTGCATCGCCCATCCGCGGAATACCTGAGATGGCACAACGAGTGCGTCTTTCGAGGATAG
- a CDS encoding succinate dehydrogenase translates to MTLTLIVWRQNGSKTPGRFETYTAREITEHHSFLEMLDVVNEDLIKSGKEPIVFDHDCREGICGTCSQVINGVPHGGQDRTTVCQLHMRKFKDGDTIYIEPWRARAFPVVKDLVVDRNALDRIIEAGGYTSAHTGGVPDANALPIPKPDAEYSMDAAECIGCGACVAACPNSSAMLFTSAKVAQLAALPQGRIEAKERVQAMIDAMQDCGFGNCSNHYECQAACPKGIDVKFIAHLNREYMKALV, encoded by the coding sequence ATGACGCTTACGCTGATCGTCTGGCGGCAGAACGGCTCGAAGACCCCCGGGCGGTTCGAGACCTACACCGCCAGGGAGATCACCGAGCACCACTCCTTCCTGGAGATGCTCGACGTGGTGAACGAGGATCTGATCAAGAGCGGGAAGGAGCCGATCGTCTTCGACCACGACTGCCGGGAGGGGATCTGCGGGACCTGCTCCCAGGTGATCAACGGCGTTCCCCACGGGGGACAGGACCGAACGACGGTCTGCCAGCTCCACATGCGCAAGTTCAAGGACGGCGACACGATCTACATCGAGCCGTGGCGCGCCCGCGCGTTTCCGGTCGTCAAGGACCTCGTGGTCGACCGCAACGCCCTCGACCGTATCATCGAGGCGGGCGGCTACACCTCCGCGCACACCGGCGGGGTTCCGGACGCCAACGCGCTGCCGATCCCGAAGCCCGACGCGGAGTACTCCATGGACGCCGCGGAGTGCATCGGCTGCGGCGCCTGCGTGGCGGCCTGCCCGAACAGCTCGGCGATGCTCTTCACCAGCGCCAAGGTCGCCCAGCTGGCCGCCCTCCCCCAGGGGAGAATCGAGGCGAAGGAGCGGGTCCAGGCCATGATCGATGCGATGCAGGACTGCGGCTTCGGGAACTGCTCGAACCACTACGAGTGCCAGGCCGCATGCCCGAAGGGGATCGACGTGAAGTTCATCGCGCATCTGAACCGGGAGTATATGAAGGCGCTGGTCTGA
- a CDS encoding flavoredoxin — protein sequence YGNIVGRKAFTISVPSEAHAREADYIGIVSGKNADKFAAAGLTPVRSILVDAPYVGEFPLVLECRLLHTLEIGLHTQFVGEILDVKAEESVLGEKGLPDIEKVRPILFDPEINTYHGVGKRLGRAYSIGKAIGQGGIE from the coding sequence GTATGGGAACATCGTGGGGCGGAAGGCGTTCACGATCAGCGTCCCCTCCGAGGCCCATGCCCGGGAAGCGGATTATATCGGCATCGTATCCGGGAAGAACGCCGACAAGTTCGCCGCCGCCGGGCTCACCCCCGTCCGGAGCATCCTCGTGGACGCACCGTACGTCGGGGAATTTCCCCTTGTCCTCGAGTGTCGGCTTCTCCATACGCTGGAGATCGGGCTGCACACCCAGTTCGTCGGGGAGATCCTGGACGTGAAGGCCGAGGAATCCGTGCTCGGCGAGAAGGGACTTCCCGACATCGAGAAGGTGAGGCCGATCCTCTTCGACCCGGAGATCAACACCTACCACGGGGTAGGAAAGCGTCTCGGACGTGCCTACTCGATCGGCAAAGCGATCGGGCAGGGAGGAATCGAATGA
- a CDS encoding DNA-binding protein, with protein MSADLKSQIAISKPPIRAEDISQRIHIIRGHRVMLDADLAGLYRVPTKVFNQAVRRNAERFPVDFMFQLSRDEAHSLRSQIVTLERPGRGKYRKYLPFAFTEQGVAMLSGVLNSPRAVQVNIAIMRAFVRMRRMLVSHEELARKVDALEGTYDAQFRVVFDAIRALMEPPRIPGRRIGF; from the coding sequence ATGAGCGCCGATTTGAAATCGCAAATTGCGATATCAAAGCCACCCATTCGGGCGGAGGATATTTCTCAACGAATTCATATAATTCGTGGTCATCGTGTAATGCTGGATGCGGACCTGGCGGGATTGTACAGGGTGCCGACAAAGGTCTTTAATCAGGCTGTCAGACGGAACGCGGAACGATTCCCGGTAGATTTTATGTTCCAACTCTCGCGGGACGAAGCCCATTCTCTAAGGTCACAAATTGTGACCTTAGAGAGGCCCGGACGAGGCAAGTATCGGAAATATTTGCCTTTTGCCTTCACGGAGCAAGGCGTTGCCATGCTATCGGGTGTCCTCAACAGCCCGCGCGCCGTGCAAGTCAACATCGCCATCATGCGCGCGTTTGTCCGGATGCGGCGCATGCTCGTATCCCACGAGGAACTGGCACGAAAGGTGGACGCGCTCGAAGGAACGTATGACGCCCAATTTCGCGTGGTCTTCGACGCGATCCGGGCGCTCATGGAACCGCCCAGGATTCCAGGTCGGCGGATCGGGTTCTGA
- a CDS encoding putative toxin-antitoxin system toxin component, PIN family, which translates to MNIVLDTNVLVAGLLSPFGPCGEIVRMVSSGELTLCLDARIVTEYSEVLKRPKFRFEEEKVDALLDFIDLRGRTVASSPLRKALPDPADEPFLEVAIAGRAACLVTGNRVHFPGRLRQRVMVLTPREFLDRYRKRTVL; encoded by the coding sequence TTGAACATCGTCCTCGACACGAACGTCCTCGTGGCGGGCCTGTTGTCGCCGTTCGGTCCGTGCGGGGAGATCGTACGGATGGTTTCCTCCGGGGAATTGACCCTCTGTCTCGATGCCCGGATCGTGACCGAATACAGCGAAGTCCTGAAACGGCCGAAATTCCGGTTCGAAGAGGAAAAGGTCGATGCGTTACTGGATTTCATCGACCTCAGGGGGCGGACGGTGGCGTCTTCGCCCCTGCGGAAAGCCCTTCCCGATCCCGCCGACGAACCGTTCCTTGAGGTCGCAATCGCCGGGCGGGCGGCATGTCTTGTCACGGGGAACCGGGTCCATTTTCCCGGCAGGCTGCGCCAACGCGTGATGGTTCTCACGCCGCGGGAATTTCTGGACCGATACAGGAAGCGAACCGTCCTCTAA
- a CDS encoding transcriptional regulator, which yields MSPASRARAETRAKEMLAEMPLYELRHAREMSQKHLAEILRINQASVSKLERRTDMYISTLRNFIEAMGGQLEIKAVFPDGAVRISQFEELAESAPIPAGRRMST from the coding sequence ATGTCTCCCGCGTCCAGGGCGAGGGCGGAGACGAGGGCCAAGGAGATGCTGGCCGAGATGCCGCTATACGAGCTGCGGCACGCACGGGAGATGTCCCAGAAGCATCTCGCGGAGATCCTCCGGATCAACCAGGCGTCCGTCTCGAAGCTCGAGCGAAGGACGGATATGTACATCAGCACTCTGCGGAATTTCATCGAGGCGATGGGAGGCCAACTGGAGATCAAGGCCGTCTTCCCGGATGGCGCGGTCCGGATCAGCCAGTTCGAGGAACTGGCTGAGAGCGCTCCAATCCCAGCGGGCCGAAGAATGTCGACCTGA
- a CDS encoding peptidase S24, translating to MRLYAGTSGQFVEDTVLNQIAGKLRNAFFGHYRYNPPQAEVHSWQNSLRAMAGILQYGELLDHGVMLEYQLPLTSRRLDFMVTGKGQSNADNAVIVELKQWEKCGPADGENEVATFVGGTTREVLHPSAQVGRYRMYLSDTHTAFHEGNDPVSLAACAYLHNYPHDPDDVLYDTKFEGVLRSDPIFTMDDAPALMGYLQERLCSGRGMEVLKRVEESRYRPSRKLMEHVGQVINGNSRYVLLDEQVVAYDKVRALAKKGFHDRRKTAIIIKGGPGTGKSVIAIKLMADLLLNSYNAHYATGSRAFTETLRNIIGNRGAVQFKYFNSYSAAQADEIDVLIADESHRIRKTSASRFTASADRSDLEQIGELLRAAKVCVFLIDDVQVVRPNEIGSVEYIRRHAQAMKCSIFEYELEAQFRCSGSDAFVNWIDNTLGIRRTVNVLWEGNESFDFEIFDSPQALEGAIRDKAAQGYTARMSAGFCWQWSKPRPDGTLVEDVAIGDYLRPWNARPEASRLAKGIPKASLWAHQPGGIDQIGCIYTAQGFEFDFVGVIFGADLIYRFDRQEWVGDRRQSYDTVVKRSGDKFVNLVKNTYRVLLSRGMKGCYVHFLDRETENFFRSRMETGNRP from the coding sequence ATGAGACTCTACGCCGGCACCTCGGGACAGTTCGTCGAAGACACGGTCCTGAACCAGATCGCCGGCAAGCTCAGGAATGCCTTCTTCGGTCATTACCGGTACAACCCGCCCCAGGCCGAAGTCCATTCGTGGCAGAACTCTCTCCGGGCCATGGCCGGGATACTCCAATACGGAGAACTGCTGGACCATGGAGTCATGCTCGAGTACCAGCTTCCTCTCACCTCCCGTCGTCTCGATTTCATGGTCACCGGAAAGGGGCAGAGCAACGCCGACAACGCGGTGATCGTCGAGCTCAAGCAGTGGGAGAAGTGCGGCCCTGCGGACGGGGAGAACGAGGTTGCCACATTCGTTGGGGGAACGACGCGGGAGGTCCTGCATCCGTCGGCGCAGGTAGGACGCTACCGGATGTACCTGTCGGATACCCATACGGCATTCCACGAGGGAAATGACCCTGTGTCCCTTGCGGCATGCGCCTATCTCCACAACTATCCCCATGATCCCGATGATGTTCTGTACGATACGAAGTTTGAAGGCGTGCTGAGAAGCGATCCGATTTTCACCATGGATGATGCTCCGGCACTCATGGGCTATCTGCAGGAGAGGCTTTGTTCCGGCCGGGGCATGGAGGTCCTGAAGCGGGTCGAAGAAAGCCGTTACCGGCCCAGCCGAAAGTTGATGGAGCACGTGGGGCAGGTCATCAACGGAAATTCCCGGTATGTCCTCCTGGATGAGCAGGTCGTCGCGTACGACAAAGTGCGCGCGTTGGCGAAGAAGGGGTTCCATGACAGGCGCAAGACCGCCATCATCATCAAGGGAGGCCCCGGGACCGGCAAATCGGTGATCGCCATCAAGCTCATGGCGGACCTGCTGCTGAACAGCTACAACGCCCACTATGCCACGGGGTCGAGGGCATTCACGGAGACGCTCCGGAACATCATCGGGAACCGGGGAGCCGTGCAGTTCAAGTACTTCAACAGCTATTCGGCCGCCCAGGCCGATGAGATCGATGTCCTGATCGCGGATGAGTCTCACCGCATCCGCAAGACCAGCGCCAGCCGCTTCACTGCCTCGGCAGATCGCTCCGACCTCGAGCAAATAGGGGAACTGTTGCGGGCCGCCAAAGTGTGCGTTTTCCTGATCGACGACGTCCAGGTAGTGCGGCCGAACGAAATCGGCTCCGTGGAGTATATCCGGCGGCACGCGCAGGCGATGAAATGCAGCATCTTCGAATACGAGCTCGAGGCACAGTTCCGCTGCAGCGGATCGGACGCCTTCGTGAACTGGATAGACAATACCCTAGGCATCCGGCGCACGGTCAACGTCCTGTGGGAAGGGAACGAGTCCTTCGACTTCGAGATCTTCGATTCACCCCAGGCGCTTGAGGGAGCCATCCGGGACAAAGCCGCTCAGGGTTACACGGCCCGGATGAGCGCCGGCTTCTGTTGGCAATGGTCGAAGCCCAGGCCGGACGGGACCCTGGTGGAGGACGTGGCGATCGGCGATTACCTGCGGCCCTGGAACGCAAGGCCGGAGGCATCCCGGCTGGCGAAGGGAATTCCCAAAGCATCGCTGTGGGCCCATCAGCCGGGGGGCATCGATCAGATCGGCTGTATCTACACGGCGCAAGGTTTCGAGTTCGATTTCGTGGGCGTCATATTCGGTGCGGACCTGATCTACAGGTTCGACCGGCAGGAGTGGGTCGGGGACAGACGTCAGTCGTACGATACCGTTGTGAAGAGATCCGGAGACAAATTCGTCAACCTGGTAAAAAACACCTACAGGGTCCTTCTTTCAAGGGGTATGAAGGGGTGTTACGTTCATTTCCTCGACAGGGAAACAGAGAACTTTTTCAGGAGCCGGATGGAGACGGGGAATCGTCCGTAG
- a CDS encoding fumarate reductase, with product MSVLSNTVARKLLMAITGFFMLLFVIVHLLGNSSIFIGPSALNTYAEKLHSLGPLVWIFRLFMIAMLAIHVFFGILLTLENWAANPKKYAVNRKLKATFSSETMIWTGALLLAFLGYHLAQFTLRVTPDISPEAVAIRPGDVFSMVIGSFRIVPITAAYVAAMVVLFLHLRHGIHSFLQTLGLSNDRTLPKYVVLANLLSALFFVGYSAIPVLILIGILSR from the coding sequence ATGTCGGTACTTTCGAACACCGTAGCAAGGAAGCTGCTGATGGCGATCACCGGGTTCTTCATGCTCCTGTTCGTCATCGTGCACCTTCTCGGGAACTCCTCCATCTTCATCGGCCCGAGCGCGCTGAACACTTACGCGGAGAAGCTCCACAGCCTGGGCCCGCTGGTCTGGATCTTCCGCCTCTTCATGATCGCCATGCTGGCGATCCACGTCTTCTTCGGCATCCTGCTGACGCTGGAGAACTGGGCGGCGAACCCGAAGAAGTATGCGGTGAACCGGAAGCTCAAGGCCACCTTTTCCAGCGAGACGATGATCTGGACGGGTGCCCTGCTCCTGGCCTTCCTCGGCTACCACCTGGCCCAGTTCACCCTCCGGGTCACGCCGGACATCTCCCCCGAGGCGGTGGCGATCCGGCCGGGCGACGTCTTCTCGATGGTGATCGGCAGCTTCCGGATCGTACCGATCACGGCCGCCTACGTGGCCGCCATGGTGGTCCTCTTCCTCCACCTCCGCCACGGGATCCACAGCTTCCTGCAGACCCTGGGGCTTTCCAACGACCGGACCCTGCCGAAATACGTGGTGCTCGCGAACCTGCTCTCCGCCCTCTTCTTCGTGGGGTACAGCGCCATTCCCGTTCTCATTCTCATCGGCATCCTGAGCAGATAG
- a CDS encoding nucleotide pyrophosphohydrolase, with product MKCDLDKLISRILEFRDRRNWAQFHNPKDLALGLSVEAAELNEQFLWKKPEDADPKRVREELADVLIFALMLLEKYKLDFEEIVLEKLAANEEKYPVDKARNRAAKYTDL from the coding sequence ATGAAGTGCGATTTGGATAAACTTATTTCACGGATTCTTGAATTCCGGGATCGGCGCAACTGGGCCCAGTTCCACAACCCCAAAGACCTGGCCCTCGGGCTTTCCGTCGAAGCCGCCGAGCTCAACGAACAGTTCCTGTGGAAAAAACCGGAGGACGCTGATCCGAAGCGGGTTCGGGAAGAACTGGCCGACGTGCTCATATTCGCCCTGATGCTCCTCGAGAAGTACAAGCTCGACTTCGAGGAAATCGTCCTCGAAAAGCTTGCGGCTAACGAGGAAAAATATCCGGTGGACAAGGCCCGCAACCGCGCAGCGAAATATACCGACCTCTGA
- a CDS encoding prevent-host-death protein, whose product MKFLSVRDLRGKAAKVWKDLPGEKEMVVTSNGRPIAILSSVGESNVEESLAAIRQARAIAAVAAIQRRSAEQGTDRLSSEEIDAEIRAVREKRRR is encoded by the coding sequence ATGAAATTTCTGAGCGTGCGCGATTTGCGGGGAAAGGCCGCGAAAGTCTGGAAGGATCTGCCGGGAGAGAAGGAGATGGTCGTCACCAGCAACGGCCGGCCCATCGCCATTCTGTCATCGGTCGGTGAGTCGAACGTCGAGGAGTCGTTGGCGGCGATTCGCCAGGCCCGGGCCATCGCAGCGGTAGCGGCCATTCAGCGCCGGTCGGCGGAGCAGGGAACCGACAGATTGTCTTCCGAAGAGATCGATGCGGAGATCAGGGCGGTCCGGGAAAAGCGCCGCCGTTGA
- the sdhA gene encoding succinate dehydrogenase flavoprotein subunit (part of four member succinate dehydrogenase enzyme complex that forms a trimeric complex (trimer of tetramers); SdhA/B are the catalytic subcomplex and can exhibit succinate dehydrogenase activity in the absence of SdhC/D which are the membrane components and form cytochrome b556; SdhC binds ubiquinone; oxidizes succinate to fumarate while reducing ubiquinone to ubiquinol): protein MILDGKCPTGPIEQTWDKHRFDMKLVTPANKRQYKILVVGTGLAGASAAASFGELGYNVEAFCYQDSSRRAHSIAAQGGINAAKNYPNDGDSIFRLFYDTVKGGDFRSREADVWRLAQVSNNIIDQCVAQGVPFARDYAGYLDNRSFGGAQVSRTFYARGQTGQQLLLGAYSALSRNIKLGTVKMFPRTEMLDLVLVDGEAKGITIRDLVTGEIRCHVGDAVVLCTGGYGNVFNLSTNARGCSVTAIWKAYKKGAFFANPCFTQIHPTCIPQAGDYQSKLTLMSESLRNDGRIWVPKNQGEKRAANDIPEEDRDYFLERKYPSFGNLAPRDVSSRAAKEQCDDGRGVGPGGLGVYLDFRDSIGRLGEDTIRERYGNLFEMYERITGEDGYKVPMRIYPASHYAMGGLWVDYNLMSNVPGLFVLGEANFSVHGANRLGASALMQGLADGYFVIPYTIAPYLVSTRPGKAKEDHPECRKSIDEVKAYTKKLLSVNGTETPGDFMRKLGNVTWNNIGMARSKESLTETLSKVPEIREQFWSNVKVTGSPSEMNQVLENAGRTADLIEFAELLARDALVRDESCGAHFRVEHQYEDGEAKRDDANFTYVAAWGYTGDGKTPELHKEPLEFQVIKPAVRSYK from the coding sequence GTGATACTCGACGGAAAATGCCCGACCGGACCGATCGAACAGACCTGGGACAAGCACCGCTTCGACATGAAGCTGGTGACCCCGGCGAACAAGCGCCAGTACAAGATCCTCGTGGTGGGAACCGGGCTGGCGGGCGCCTCGGCCGCCGCCTCCTTCGGGGAGCTGGGGTACAACGTGGAGGCCTTCTGCTACCAGGACAGCTCCCGCCGGGCCCACAGCATCGCGGCGCAGGGCGGGATCAACGCCGCGAAGAACTACCCCAACGACGGCGACAGCATCTTCCGGCTCTTCTACGACACCGTCAAGGGGGGCGACTTCCGTTCCCGTGAAGCGGACGTGTGGCGTCTGGCGCAGGTGAGCAACAACATCATCGACCAGTGCGTGGCGCAAGGAGTCCCCTTCGCCCGGGACTACGCCGGGTACCTGGACAATCGCTCCTTCGGCGGGGCGCAGGTCTCCCGCACCTTCTACGCCCGGGGACAGACGGGACAGCAGCTGCTGCTCGGCGCCTACTCGGCCCTCTCCCGGAATATCAAGCTGGGAACGGTGAAGATGTTCCCCCGCACCGAGATGCTCGACCTCGTGCTGGTGGACGGCGAGGCGAAGGGGATCACGATCCGGGACCTGGTCACCGGGGAAATCCGCTGCCACGTGGGCGATGCCGTGGTCCTCTGCACCGGGGGCTACGGGAACGTGTTCAATCTCTCCACGAACGCGCGGGGGTGCAGCGTCACCGCGATCTGGAAGGCCTACAAGAAGGGGGCCTTCTTCGCGAACCCCTGCTTCACGCAGATCCACCCCACCTGCATCCCGCAGGCGGGCGACTACCAGTCGAAGCTGACCCTCATGTCGGAGTCGCTGCGCAACGACGGCCGGATCTGGGTGCCGAAGAACCAGGGGGAAAAGAGAGCGGCCAACGACATCCCCGAGGAGGACCGCGACTACTTCCTCGAGCGGAAGTACCCCAGCTTCGGCAACCTCGCCCCGCGGGACGTCTCGTCGCGCGCCGCCAAGGAGCAGTGCGACGACGGGCGCGGGGTGGGACCCGGCGGCCTCGGCGTCTACCTCGATTTCCGGGATTCCATCGGGCGGCTCGGGGAAGACACGATCCGCGAGCGGTACGGGAACCTCTTCGAGATGTACGAGCGGATCACCGGCGAGGACGGCTACAAGGTGCCGATGCGGATCTACCCCGCCTCGCATTACGCGATGGGCGGGCTGTGGGTCGACTACAACCTGATGAGCAACGTCCCGGGGCTCTTCGTCCTCGGGGAGGCGAACTTCTCCGTCCACGGGGCGAACCGGCTCGGGGCGAGCGCGCTGATGCAGGGGCTCGCGGACGGCTACTTCGTCATTCCCTACACGATCGCCCCCTACCTCGTCTCGACCAGGCCGGGGAAGGCGAAGGAAGACCACCCCGAGTGCCGGAAGTCGATCGATGAGGTCAAGGCGTACACGAAGAAGCTCCTTTCGGTGAACGGGACGGAAACCCCGGGCGACTTCATGCGGAAGCTGGGGAACGTCACGTGGAACAACATCGGGATGGCCCGCAGCAAGGAGTCGCTGACGGAGACGCTCTCGAAGGTCCCGGAGATCCGGGAGCAGTTCTGGAGCAACGTGAAGGTGACCGGCTCCCCCTCCGAGATGAACCAGGTGCTCGAGAACGCCGGGCGGACGGCCGACCTGATCGAGTTCGCCGAGCTGCTCGCCCGCGACGCCCTGGTCCGGGACGAGTCCTGCGGGGCCCATTTCCGCGTGGAGCACCAGTACGAGGACGGGGAGGCCAAGCGCGACGACGCGAACTTCACCTACGTGGCCGCCTGGGGATATACGGGCGACGGGAAGACCCCCGAGCTCCACAAGGAGCCGCTCGAGTTCCAGGTGATCAAACCTGCGGTAAGGAGCTACAAATAA
- a CDS encoding alpha/beta hydrolase — protein MRAPFQTVVAGGRRIEFAWQGPGPGDAPTLVFLHDGIGCAATWRDVPEALARETGCGALVYSRAGYGGSDPVPLPRPLTYMHEEGFYGLPAVLDATGVRTALLVGHSDGGSIALIHASRPEADPRVRALLLVAPHVFCEEVTVRAIEQSREEYLHGDLRERLARHHGENVDCAFWGWNRAWLDPGFLDWNIEEFLPAVTVPVLVVQGLDDPYGTLRQVEAIERQCGGPVRRFVLDRCGHSPHRDQRERTLSAMADFVRARI, from the coding sequence GTGAGGGCCCCCTTCCAAACCGTCGTCGCGGGCGGCCGCCGGATCGAGTTCGCCTGGCAAGGTCCCGGCCCCGGCGACGCCCCGACGCTGGTCTTCCTGCACGACGGGATCGGCTGCGCGGCGACATGGCGCGACGTTCCCGAAGCGCTCGCACGCGAGACGGGGTGCGGCGCGCTCGTCTACAGCCGGGCCGGGTACGGCGGTTCCGACCCGGTCCCGCTGCCGAGGCCGCTCACCTACATGCACGAGGAGGGTTTCTACGGTCTTCCCGCGGTCCTCGACGCGACCGGCGTCCGGACGGCCCTGCTCGTCGGGCACAGCGACGGGGGCTCCATCGCGCTGATCCACGCCTCCCGGCCGGAAGCCGATCCCCGGGTGCGCGCCCTGCTGCTCGTGGCGCCGCACGTGTTCTGCGAGGAGGTAACGGTCCGCGCCATCGAGCAGTCCCGGGAGGAGTACCTCCACGGCGACCTGCGGGAGAGGCTTGCCCGGCACCACGGCGAAAACGTCGACTGCGCCTTCTGGGGCTGGAACCGGGCCTGGCTGGACCCCGGCTTTCTCGACTGGAACATCGAGGAGTTCCTCCCCGCCGTCACGGTCCCGGTTCTCGTGGTCCAGGGGCTCGACGACCCGTACGGGACCCTCCGTCAGGTCGAGGCGATCGAGCGTCAATGCGGCGGTCCCGTCCGGCGCTTCGTCCTCGATCGGTGCGGCCACAGCCCGCACCGCGACCAGCGCGAACGCACCCTCTCCGCGATGGCCGACTTCGTCCGCGCCCGGATCTGA
- a CDS encoding short-chain dehydrogenase encodes MKDKVALVTGASRGIGAATARMLARHGAAVAVNYFRSANAARKVVSEIVDEGGNAIAVRADVRNMNQVEAMSRKVAETLGPIDTLVLNASISFPVLPFLKIPWKDFQAKLVGELQAAFFCCKAVVPAMVMRKKGCIIGISSGLSRVVGEGFCAHSTAKSGLDAFMKSLALELGPKGIRVNVVAPGLTETDATAFLSKKEKDAAALITPLKRIGLPDDVAGAVVLLASEEARFVSGAYLPVSGGIHMT; translated from the coding sequence ATGAAAGACAAAGTGGCCCTGGTGACCGGTGCAAGCCGGGGAATCGGCGCGGCCACGGCCAGGATGCTGGCCAGGCACGGCGCGGCCGTCGCGGTGAACTACTTCCGGAGCGCGAACGCCGCCCGCAAGGTGGTGTCGGAGATCGTGGACGAAGGCGGGAACGCGATCGCCGTCCGGGCGGACGTGAGGAACATGAACCAGGTGGAAGCGATGTCCCGGAAGGTGGCGGAAACGCTGGGCCCGATCGACACCCTCGTCCTGAACGCCTCCATCTCGTTCCCGGTTCTCCCCTTCCTCAAAATTCCATGGAAGGACTTCCAGGCGAAACTCGTGGGAGAGTTGCAGGCCGCGTTCTTCTGCTGCAAGGCCGTGGTCCCCGCGATGGTGATGAGAAAAAAAGGATGCATCATCGGGATCAGCAGCGGTCTCTCCCGGGTTGTGGGAGAAGGGTTCTGCGCGCACAGCACGGCCAAGTCCGGCCTGGACGCCTTCATGAAATCGCTGGCCCTGGAGCTGGGTCCCAAGGGGATCCGGGTCAACGTGGTGGCGCCGGGCCTTACCGAGACCGATGCCACCGCCTTCCTCTCGAAAAAGGAAAAGGACGCAGCCGCCCTGATCACCCCCTTGAAGCGGATCGGTCTCCCCGATGATGTGGCGGGGGCGGTCGTCCTGCTGGCCTCCGAAGAGGCACGGTTTGTCTCGGGGGCATATCTCCCGGTAAGCGGCGGGATCCACATGACCTGA